The Deinococcus koreensis genome window below encodes:
- a CDS encoding CAP domain-containing protein: MPAFHPTMTALAALSALCLTAVGWGAASAQTVPLQSAAERQLLAQLNEVRAQGVTCPGSGRRPPAQTLMPSAQHAQAARLQATYMGQSGRVSHDGPGGSTPRIRAASTGIDAVSVTEIIYMSGGLNPEQAMQWWLNSPVHCFWMTEGRYTHAGASVIQSSRGTAYVVVLSSGQR; this comes from the coding sequence ATGCCCGCGTTCCATCCGACCATGACGGCCCTCGCCGCCCTGAGCGCCCTTTGCCTGACTGCCGTGGGGTGGGGCGCCGCCTCCGCGCAGACGGTTCCGCTCCAGTCGGCCGCCGAGCGCCAGCTGCTGGCCCAGCTGAACGAGGTGCGCGCCCAGGGCGTGACCTGTCCCGGCAGCGGCCGGCGACCGCCGGCTCAGACGCTGATGCCCTCGGCCCAGCACGCCCAGGCGGCGCGCCTGCAGGCGACCTACATGGGCCAGTCCGGGCGGGTCTCGCACGACGGCCCCGGCGGCAGCACCCCGCGCATCCGGGCCGCCAGCACCGGCATCGACGCGGTGAGCGTGACCGAGATCATCTACATGAGCGGCGGCCTGAACCCCGAACAGGCCATGCAGTGGTGGCTGAACAGCCCCGTCCACTGCTTCTGGATGACCGAGGGGCGCTACACCCACGCCGGCGCCAGCGTGATCCAGAGTTCACGCGGCACGGCCTATGTGGTGGTGCTCAGCAGCGGTCAGAGGTAG
- a CDS encoding 3-hydroxybutyrate dehydrogenase has product MTTQGQQRTEDRVALVTGGTSGIGLAIALKLRADGLRVAVLDLDRPQAREVAAGHGLTFIGADLSRRPDCRCGIDEAVAALGGLDVLVNNAGFQHIDPIADFPEDTWDTMLAVMLTAPFLLSKYAWPHLRRSGQGRILNVASIHGQVASPYKAAYISAKHGVIGLTRTAALEGGAQGITANALCPAYVRTPLVENQIADQARTRGISTQQIEQTVMLEPAAIKQLLNPEDVAALASYVISPAAWGMTGAVLNLDLGWTAR; this is encoded by the coding sequence ATGACGACTCAGGGGCAACAGCGCACGGAAGACCGGGTGGCCCTCGTGACCGGCGGCACCAGCGGCATCGGGCTGGCGATCGCCCTGAAACTGCGCGCGGACGGCCTGCGCGTCGCGGTGCTGGATCTGGATCGGCCCCAGGCGCGCGAGGTCGCGGCCGGGCACGGGCTGACGTTCATCGGCGCCGACCTGTCGCGGCGCCCGGACTGCCGGTGCGGTATCGACGAGGCCGTGGCGGCGCTGGGCGGCCTGGACGTGCTCGTGAACAACGCCGGTTTCCAGCACATCGACCCCATCGCGGACTTCCCTGAGGACACCTGGGACACCATGCTGGCGGTCATGCTGACCGCGCCCTTTCTGCTCAGCAAGTACGCTTGGCCACACCTGCGCCGCAGCGGGCAGGGCCGCATCCTCAACGTGGCGAGCATCCACGGGCAGGTCGCCAGCCCCTACAAGGCCGCGTACATCAGCGCCAAGCACGGAGTGATCGGCCTGACCCGCACGGCCGCGCTGGAGGGCGGCGCCCAGGGCATCACTGCCAACGCGCTGTGCCCGGCCTATGTCCGCACACCGCTGGTCGAGAACCAGATCGCCGACCAGGCCCGGACGCGTGGCATCAGCACCCAGCAGATCGAGCAGACGGTCATGCTGGAGCCGGCCGCGATCAAGCAGCTCCTGAACCCGGAGGACGTGGCCGCGCTCGCCAGTTACGTGATCAGCCCCGCCGCCTGGGGCATGACCGGAGCGGTGCTCAACCTCGATCTGGGCTGGACGGCGAGGTGA
- a CDS encoding M3 family metallopeptidase → MSSDLVPSANPLLNLGFKIPFDQIRPEHAESAVDTLLALTAGKLEHLAAAPDRGFQNFMADLDTLTEQLDTVNTIVSHLDGVVTSDDWKAARKAIIPKVSEFRSALSLHPGLWAALKAYARTPQAQALDPVQARHLKLTIDDFRRGGADLPDEAKARLTELNTRLAQITNDFGKNVLDATAAYELYVPQGRLAGVPARVQDATRRDAEEHGQEGHRLTLHFPVYGPVLTYADDRSLRQQLWEAQGQVGRQEGRDNRPLIREILALRREKAQMLGFANFADYVLEDRMAGAGEVALNFERDLEARTRPSFEAENAELQAFYRAQAGQDAPTLEAWDVAYWAEKQGQAKYDFDEEQLRPYFPLDSVLSGMFEITRRVFGATVKEAQAPGWHPEVRYFDILAEDGTHIASFYTDWFPRDTKRGGAWMNAFITGGPSQGGVEPHLGLMCGNMTPPSGDTPALLSISEVETVFHEFGHLLHHALSRVPVRSLAGTNVAWDFVELPSQIMENWVMEREALNLFARHYQSGEALPDELFSRMVAARNYRAASASMRQYSLGLTDLTLHVEYDPASDTDPVRLAREVMSRFYPYELPEDYAMVAAFGHLFSSPVGYGAGYYSYKWAEVLDADAFSRFAQEGIFNRETGRAFVDSVLSRGNSDDPGALYREFMGRDPDPDALLRRSGILNAAR, encoded by the coding sequence ATGTCCAGCGACCTTGTGCCGAGCGCCAACCCCCTGCTCAATCTGGGGTTCAAGATTCCCTTCGACCAGATCCGGCCGGAGCACGCCGAAAGCGCGGTGGACACGCTGCTGGCCCTGACCGCCGGGAAGCTGGAGCACCTGGCCGCCGCGCCGGATCGGGGCTTCCAGAACTTCATGGCCGATCTGGACACCCTGACCGAGCAGCTCGACACGGTGAACACCATCGTGTCGCACCTGGACGGCGTGGTCACCAGCGACGACTGGAAGGCGGCCCGCAAGGCGATCATTCCCAAGGTCAGCGAATTCCGCAGCGCCCTGAGCCTGCATCCCGGGCTGTGGGCGGCCCTGAAGGCCTACGCCCGGACGCCCCAGGCCCAGGCCCTCGACCCGGTGCAGGCGCGGCACCTGAAGCTGACCATCGACGACTTCCGCCGGGGGGGCGCCGACCTGCCGGACGAAGCCAAGGCCCGCCTGACCGAGCTGAACACCCGCCTGGCCCAGATCACCAACGACTTCGGCAAGAACGTGCTGGACGCCACCGCCGCCTATGAACTGTACGTGCCGCAGGGGCGCCTGGCGGGCGTGCCGGCGCGCGTGCAGGACGCGACCCGCCGGGACGCCGAGGAGCACGGCCAGGAGGGCCACCGCCTGACCCTGCATTTTCCGGTGTACGGCCCGGTGCTGACCTACGCCGACGACCGCTCGCTGCGTCAGCAGCTGTGGGAGGCCCAGGGGCAGGTGGGCCGCCAGGAGGGCCGCGACAACCGCCCGCTGATCCGCGAGATCCTGGCCCTGCGGCGCGAGAAGGCGCAGATGCTGGGCTTCGCCAACTTCGCCGATTACGTGCTGGAAGACCGCATGGCCGGCGCGGGCGAGGTCGCCCTGAACTTCGAGCGCGACCTCGAGGCCCGCACCCGCCCCAGCTTCGAGGCCGAGAACGCCGAGCTGCAGGCCTTCTACCGCGCCCAGGCCGGCCAGGACGCGCCCACGCTGGAAGCCTGGGACGTGGCCTACTGGGCCGAGAAGCAGGGCCAGGCGAAGTACGATTTCGACGAGGAGCAGCTGCGCCCGTATTTCCCGCTCGACAGCGTGCTCAGCGGCATGTTCGAGATCACCCGGCGCGTGTTCGGCGCCACGGTCAAAGAAGCCCAGGCGCCCGGCTGGCACCCCGAGGTGCGCTACTTCGACATCCTGGCCGAGGACGGCACCCACATCGCCTCGTTCTACACCGACTGGTTCCCCCGCGACACCAAGCGCGGCGGCGCCTGGATGAACGCCTTCATCACCGGCGGCCCCAGCCAGGGCGGCGTGGAGCCCCACCTGGGCCTGATGTGCGGCAACATGACCCCGCCCAGTGGCGACACGCCCGCCCTGCTGTCGATCAGCGAGGTCGAGACGGTGTTCCACGAGTTCGGCCACCTGCTGCACCACGCCCTGTCGCGGGTGCCGGTGCGCTCGCTGGCGGGCACCAACGTCGCCTGGGACTTCGTGGAACTGCCCAGCCAGATCATGGAGAACTGGGTCATGGAACGCGAGGCCCTGAACCTGTTCGCCCGCCACTACCAGAGCGGCGAGGCCCTGCCGGACGAGCTGTTCTCGCGCATGGTCGCGGCCCGCAACTACCGCGCGGCGAGCGCGTCCATGCGGCAGTACTCGCTGGGCCTGACCGACCTGACCCTGCACGTGGAGTACGACCCGGCCTCAGATACCGACCCGGTGCGGCTGGCCCGCGAGGTCATGTCGCGCTTCTACCCCTACGAGCTGCCCGAGGACTACGCCATGGTGGCGGCCTTCGGTCACCTGTTCTCCTCGCCCGTGGGCTACGGCGCGGGCTACTACTCCTACAAGTGGGCCGAGGTGCTGGACGCCGACGCCTTCTCCCGCTTCGCCCAGGAGGGCATCTTCAACCGCGAGACCGGCCGCGCCTTCGTGGACAGCGTGCTGAGCCGGGGCAACAGCGACGATCCCGGCGCCCTGTACCGCGAGTTCATGGGCCGCGACCCCGACCCCGACGCCCTGCTGCGCCGCAGCGGGATCTTGAACGCCGCGCGCTGA
- the queA gene encoding tRNA preQ1(34) S-adenosylmethionine ribosyltransferase-isomerase QueA: MSPPPELDAVNVPGTDPDAVLARLNFELPAGRIAQTGAEPRDASRLMVVGESVDHRIFRDLPELLRRGDLLVFNESRVIPARVLARKPRTPDGHGGGQVEVMLLREEEPNLWSAYLKPAKRAGKELLLGGPGEHEHRAEVVGVQADGARLLRFDHDIGPHLDDIGRLPLPPYIDAGDSDETWRERYQTVYARTPGSVAAPTAGLHFTPGLLARLDELAVERAHVTLHVGAGTFKPISGPVSEHVMHAERYSVSPQTAAAINRARAEGRRVVAVGTTTVRTLESAWDGAEVQPGEGDTSIFITPGKPVNVPDVLITNLHLPGSTLMLLVAAFAGVERIRAAYDAALSEGYRFYSLGDAMWLENASR, from the coding sequence ATGAGCCCACCGCCTGAGCTGGACGCCGTGAACGTTCCTGGAACCGATCCCGACGCGGTGCTGGCCCGCCTGAACTTCGAGCTGCCCGCCGGGCGCATCGCGCAGACCGGCGCCGAGCCCCGCGACGCCTCGCGCCTGATGGTGGTGGGGGAAAGCGTGGATCACCGGATCTTCCGCGACCTGCCGGAGCTGCTGCGCCGGGGCGACCTGCTGGTCTTCAACGAGAGCCGCGTGATCCCGGCGCGCGTGCTGGCCCGCAAGCCCCGAACCCCGGACGGCCACGGGGGCGGACAGGTCGAGGTCATGCTGCTGCGCGAGGAGGAGCCGAACCTGTGGAGCGCCTACCTGAAGCCGGCGAAGCGGGCGGGGAAGGAACTGCTGCTGGGCGGGCCGGGGGAGCACGAGCACCGCGCCGAGGTCGTGGGCGTGCAGGCCGACGGCGCACGGCTGCTCCGCTTCGACCACGACATAGGGCCCCATCTGGACGACATCGGGCGCCTGCCGCTGCCGCCCTACATCGACGCCGGCGACTCCGACGAGACCTGGCGCGAGCGCTACCAGACCGTGTACGCCCGCACGCCGGGCTCGGTGGCGGCGCCCACGGCCGGCCTGCACTTCACGCCGGGGCTGCTCGCGCGGCTGGACGAGCTGGCGGTGGAACGCGCCCACGTCACGCTGCATGTCGGGGCAGGCACCTTCAAGCCCATCAGCGGGCCGGTGTCCGAGCACGTCATGCACGCCGAGCGCTACTCGGTCAGCCCGCAGACCGCCGCGGCCATCAACCGCGCCCGCGCCGAGGGCCGGCGGGTCGTGGCCGTGGGCACCACCACCGTCCGCACGCTGGAGAGCGCCTGGGACGGCGCTGAGGTGCAGCCCGGCGAGGGCGACACGAGCATCTTCATCACGCCCGGTAAACCCGTGAACGTGCCCGACGTGCTGATCACCAACCTGCACCTGCCGGGCTCCACCCTGATGCTGCTGGTGGCGGCCTTCGCGGGCGTGGAGCGCATCCGGGCCGCCTACGACGCCGCGCTCTCGGAGGGCTACCGCTTCTATTCCCTGGGCGACGCGATGTGGCTGGAGAACGCAAGCCGGTAG